The DNA segment TAcaacagtgactgaaggggatatcaTGATGTAAGAATGTCTTCAGCACAATATTATCAGACAGAAGTCTACAGAAATATATTTCAGTGTTACTCTAAGTAATGtttatatgttttctttttcataattTATTTAACCTATAGAGTACACATTGAGACCGAGGCTCATTAAAATGGGGgattgacacacaaacacattgcatTAGCAACTCAGCAGCAACACTAACTGAAACATgttacaattattacaaaaaagtaatgccaACTCCTGGGGCTGGCTTCACAGAcctagattagcactaatcttggactatccaatGTTACTATAATTCAAGACTAAGTGTATTAAACTAGTCCTTAGAAGGACTGCTGGGACTAATACTGAGTCAGCTTATTCCATTAGTAAACTCACAATAGCTATCTACTGCACTCCTCCAAGACACTTCAATTAAACTAATACTGGAACCACCCTAACACCAGCCCTGGAAAGAGAGATAGGCATCAGAGCATGCGTTACATGTGTCAATAGCTCTTCTGGAGATGAATTGTACAAATGTCTGCCAAGTCAAGCAaatcactgataaaaaaaaaaaaccaaaaaaaaaacgccaCAGTTGTAAAACATTATAAATACCTTAACATATAGGATTTATAGAAAAGGGTATACCCTGTCTTGGAATACTATCTGTATGTCTGTAAAAAGAAATACGTGATTGCCTGATCTTACCTGGGAGATGCAGCGCATGCCCATCAAAGATTTCCTTGCATGGGATTTTGGCAAGCAGCCTAAGCATATCAATCTCGGAGAGCCGGTGGTCGCTGACGTTGCCGAATTTCTCCAGCGGCACATTGATGCTGAAGGCACAGGCAAAGCATTTCCCGCCCAGCAACGTAACCGAAATCCACACAATCGGGGCGATCATGGACCGCTGTGTCATTGAGCAGATCACGTAGCGGAGTACCGCCGTGTCCTTTCTGCGCTTCCCAACTGGCCGCTTCCACTCCTCTGCCAGCATGGACACGTTGTTGTTCATGACGAAGCCCAGCAGGAACAGCATGAACGGGGGCAGCGCTAGCATCCCAATCGTGTAAGAGAAATTGTACTCTGGTAAACAAAGGCAGGTGAAATCAAAAGCCGAGTAGAGGTGCGCGCTGCACAGCGCCATAATCACGCATTCATAAATGATTCCTGGTTGGactgcaaaaactgaaaaatcataCGGAATTTATCCATTCTGatgctctttttcttttttccttgtacaataacctacaaatatttattttaaaatataacgaGTATAAAGAGGCTATATATAGGCCAAACACAGACACTTCAAAAGCACGTTTTTGGATGCCTTCCTCCACAATTTAGTCTCACGTGTGATCTAAAAAACATGTGAAATTGCAGGTCTTTGGTTaatcctatgtttttttttttttttttaaagttgaagTTCAGAATTCTTTGTTAATCTTTATTTCAGTTCGCCATTTCCAATGAAATACAAACAGTTCCAACATacttcttgttttacagtaaactTGTTTTCCCATATACGTTTTTTTCTCCACCGTGATAATTTTACTGTAAAATTAATTCCATTCCCCTGGTATGAAACTGTTTATAATTTCATCATTTGCAATGGCCTGCCTGCGTGATTTTCTTTTATATCCAATAGTCTGTTGCCTTTGTGTTTCCCAATGCCACGCGTATACTTTccttttaatagtttatattacGGTAGTTTTGCATTATCTGATGCACGAGAAATGCTTTCATTCCGATGTCGTCTTCGCGTGCACCTGATTTTTCCGCTTGCTCCCCGATGGCTCTGGTAGATTTAaatctttaatttattttcttcccACAGCTCAGACTAACACGGCAGCGCCACCCCTTCAAGTTCGAAGTGAACCGCATATAGCCACCT comes from the Acipenser ruthenus chromosome 13, fAciRut3.2 maternal haplotype, whole genome shotgun sequence genome and includes:
- the LOC117417629 gene encoding calcium homeostasis modulator protein 1-like: MALCSAHLYSAFDFTCLCLPEYNFSYTIGMLALPPFMLFLLGFVMNNNVSMLAEEWKRPVGKRRKDTAVLRYVICSMTQRSMIAPIVWISVTLLGGKCFACAFSINVPLEKFGNVSDHRLSEIDMLRLLAKIPCKEIFDGHALHLPGFWLGFSVGDDHIGFPGEGNPALLHPDRLPENQVLVALHRH